A window from Methanothrix sp. encodes these proteins:
- a CDS encoding glycosyltransferase, with translation MNLDLEDGMDLECICSAHSYDSKLIGCKSGLLPRRRLKVLIIASWYPNKEHPISGIFIKKYALAISKYCDVAVLYTHIGNIKNDIEISKINNILEVILYKQVKYSKNKFIYYLRCQIAQYLGFMHFSLIGYNIIYKLFGKPDLVHCNVILYSGLIALYLKLKYRIPYIITEHWVGYVDGTFNKRSFFGKILIKLIGKNAAAITTVSNSLKNAMIACGIKNKYFIIPNIVEIVETNNNLNNNHTKKYILHISLLNDDIKNVSGIIEACRKLYTKRKDFELHIVGDGPDRGSLETLAKNYNLLDEVIFFEGMVSNNKIQEFLNKCDFFVINSNFETFSVVTAEALMCGKPVIATKCGGPNEFVNEDCGILIEPRDNDALVKAINYMLDNYIKYDSKKIIRYAKSIFNPLHIGKSFLDIYHDAIST, from the coding sequence ATGAACTTGGATCTTGAAGATGGTATGGATCTTGAATGCATTTGCTCTGCGCATAGTTACGATTCGAAGCTGATTGGTTGCAAATCAGGTTTATTGCCAAGAAGGAGATTGAAGGTTCTCATTATAGCCAGCTGGTATCCAAATAAAGAACATCCTATTAGTGGCATATTTATAAAAAAATATGCTCTCGCAATTTCAAAATACTGTGATGTTGCAGTCCTATACACTCATATAGGAAATATAAAAAACGATATAGAGATATCTAAAATAAATAATATCTTGGAAGTAATACTTTACAAACAAGTCAAATATTCTAAGAACAAATTCATATATTATTTAAGATGTCAAATAGCCCAATATTTGGGATTCATGCATTTTTCATTAATTGGATATAATATAATATATAAACTTTTTGGCAAACCAGATCTGGTACATTGTAATGTTATACTTTACTCTGGATTAATTGCATTATATTTAAAATTAAAATATAGAATACCTTATATTATAACAGAACACTGGGTAGGGTATGTTGATGGGACGTTCAACAAAAGATCATTCTTTGGAAAAATACTTATAAAACTTATAGGTAAAAATGCCGCTGCTATTACTACAGTAAGCAATAGCTTAAAGAACGCTATGATAGCATGTGGTATTAAAAATAAATATTTTATAATACCAAATATTGTCGAAATAGTAGAAACCAATAACAATTTAAATAATAATCACACTAAGAAATATATATTGCATATATCTTTATTAAATGATGACATAAAAAATGTATCCGGAATAATTGAAGCGTGTAGAAAATTATATACAAAACGAAAGGACTTTGAGCTACATATTGTTGGTGATGGTCCGGACCGGGGTTCACTGGAAACGCTTGCAAAAAATTATAATTTATTGGATGAAGTAATTTTCTTTGAGGGGATGGTAAGCAATAATAAAATACAAGAATTTTTAAACAAATGTGATTTTTTTGTAATCAATAGTAATTTTGAGACATTTTCAGTTGTTACAGCTGAAGCGCTTATGTGCGGAAAGCCAGTAATCGCAACCAAGTGTGGTGGCCCGAATGAATTTGTAAATGAAGACTGCGGAATATTGATAGAACCTAGAGACAATGACGCACTTGTAAAAGCAATTAATTATATGTTGGACAATTATATAAAATATGACTCAAAAAAAATAATTCGCTATGCAAAAAGCATATTCAACCCTCTACATATAGGAAAAAGTTTTCTGGATATATATCATGATGCCATTAGTACGTA